The window CCGGCGACCAGCCCGCTGCCCGGATACCTGCTCGCTACCTACGTGCCGGGAGGGCGGGGCATCGCCGTCGGGGCGCTGGTGGCGAGCGCCGTCGCCCTGGCAGTCTCACTGCAGGTGCGACCTCCGCGCACTGTCACAGCTGCCGCCGACCGGCTGGCGCTCGGCCTCGGCCTGGCCATGTGCCTGATGCCCGCCACCCGCTTCGGCTACCTCGTCTACCCCCTGGTGTTCGTCGCATGGTTCCGCCAAGGGCGGGGGGCACGCGTCGCAGGCCCCGGCCGAGCCGCAGAAGCAACCGGACAAAAGGAGAGAACCGACGATGTCCCAGTCGACGGAGCGCGAGGCGTGGCCGTGTGCGCGGACGGGCGCTGCACGTGCGAACAGGCACCTTGCCGTAGTTGCCGCGCTGGCTGCTGCTGCGCTGATCGCAGCACAATTCCTTGCCGCGGGCCAGGAATGTCCGCGGACCACAGGGCCGCAGCGATCAGCGGCAATCGAGGAACAAACCGGTCCGTAGCGGACCCTTTCCGCGCCATGGCCGTTCCTCTGCCCCGCGAGCTGGACAGGGGCGGTCGAGTATGAGGACCGGCGTGGTTCGCGTCGTCATCGTCGACGACCAGGACTTGGTGCGCTCGGGCTTCGCCGCGCTGCTGTCCGCGGAGAGTGACATAGACGTGGTGGGGGAGGCACCTGACGGCAAGCGAGGCATCGAGGTGTCCCGCAGCACGCACCCCGACGTGGTGCTGATGGACATACGGATGCCCGGGATGAACGGGCTTGAGGCCGCCCGGCAGCTGCTCGCTCCGCCGCCGGGAGTGGTGCACCGTCCGAAGGTGCTCATGCTCACCACCTTCGACCTCGACGACTACGTCTACGAAGCGCTGGACGCCGGAGTCAGCGGATTCCTCCTCAAGGACGCCCCGGTCGCCGAACTCCGCCAGGCGATCCGGGTGATCGCCGCCGGTCACGCACAGCTCGCCCCTTCCGTCACCCGCCGTCTCATCGAGGAGGTCACCCGACGCCGCCCCAGCCGACGCCCGGACGCCCGACTGCGGATCAACGGTCTCACTCCGCGGGAGACGGAGGTCCTGCGACTGGTCGCGCGGGGCCTGTCGAACACCGAGATCGCCGAGTCACTTGTCGTGACGGAACAGACCATCAAGTCGCACATGACCCGCGTCCTGGCAAAACTGTGCGCCCGGGACCGAGCCCAACTGGTCATCGCGGCTTACGAGTCGGGGCTCGTCAGATCCGACGGGCAGTTCTGACCGGACGGCGCACAGCACAGCTCCACCCAACTCGGTGCAGTCCGGAGCCCTCCACCGATTCCGGAGGTTCGGCTCTTCAAGCGTGCAGTGTGCGGCGGGTGAGAAGACCGCGGTGATCGCGAAGGACCTGCGGGTGAGTGTGGGGTCGGTGGAGCGCCGGCGTCGGCGTGGGACGGAGCGCGGCCGGGTCCCGGGCGCGGGCCCCGTGCCAAGCTCACCGACGCCGACCGCGTCATGGCCACCGTCCTCTACCTGCGCGAACTCTGCACCCAAGCCGCCCTCGGCGAACTGTTCGCCGTGGACCGAGGAACGATGACCAGGACCATGCAAGGAGCCCCGCCCCCTCCCTCGCCTTCCTGGCCAGGAAAACCGAAGCACCGACAGAGAACAACCCAGCGTGTTGATCCTTTGCGAGCCCGTAGTTGATGAAGAACTCGCGAGGACACTACTCACTCTCGCTCAGGGCTTCTTGACGATACGTCAGCGAAATCTGACGGACCTCATGCCTGCTTCGACGCCAGCTCCACCACCGTGATGTCCGACGGTGCCCCGACCCGCACCGGTGGTCCCCACGCGCCCGCGCCACGGCTGACGTAGAGCTGGGTGTCGCCGTAGCGCTCCAGGCCCGCGAGAGTGGGGTTGGTTGCGTCGGCGACGTACGTCATCGGCCACAGCTGGCCGCCGTGGGTGTGGCCGGAGAGCTGGAGGTCGACGCCGTAGTCGACGGCTTCGTGGATCTGGACGGGCTGGTGGGCCATGAGCACCACGGTCCGCGAGGTGTCCCGGTCCCCGAGCGCCTTGGCGTAGTCAGGGCCCTGGCCCTCGTCCTCACCGTCGAGGTCGTTCACACCGGCAAGGTCGAAATACGGCAGCTCGCGGCGGTCGTTCTCCAGCGGGGTCAGGCCCAGCCGCCGTACCTCCTCGACCCACTGCTCGGCTCCGGAGATGTACTCGTGGTTGCCGGTGACGAAGTAGCTGCCGTGGCGCGCCTTCAGTCCGGCGAGCGGCGCCGCCGCCGGACCGAGGTCGTCCACGTCGCCGTCGACCAGGTCGCCGACCACCGCGATCAGGTCGGGCTGCGTCGAGTTGATCGTGTCGACGACCTTCTGCGCGAAGCCCCGGCCCAGCAGCGGCGAGAGGTGGATGTCGCTGACCACCGCGATCCGGAAACCGTGGGCCGCGCGCGGGAGCTTCGCCAGCGGCACGGTGACCCGCTTGATTTTTGGCCCGCGTACGACGCCGTAGGTGCCGTAGCCGACGGTCCCTACAGCGGCGGCGGCGACTGCGCCGCCGACGACACGGGAGACGAAGAGGCGGCGGGTGGGGTCGGCCGGTGCGGGCGAGGAGGGGGGCTCCGTCGCCGCGGGCGGAGCCGGCTGTCCGGGCTCGGCGGAAGCCGGCTCGGTGGCCGCGGCCGGAGCGGTCGTGGGCTCGGCGGGCTCGGCGGACTCCGCGGACTGTGCGCCCGCCGGGACCGTCTCCGGTTCGAGCTCGCGCACCACCGGCACCGGCCGCTCCGCGGGAGCAGGGGCGGCGCGCCGCGCCACCAGGCGGCGTACGAGTGGCCGTACGAGCTCCCCCGCCAGCAGGGCCAGCAGCAGGTACAGCGAGAGGGCGAGCCACATGAAGCCCGGCCAGGTCAGGGTCTGCTGCAGCCAGAAGGGGGCGCTGGCGAGCTCGGCCGCGAAACCGGCGACCATCAACACCGGCCCGGCGATGAGCACCGCCGTGCCCACGCGTCTGGCGAGGCCCGGCCCGCGTGTCGTGTCGCGCACCAGGCGACGCCAGGCGTACCAGTGCAGAGCCCCGATGGCGCCCAGCACCAGCAGGGCGACAAGGGCGAAGACAATGATCATCACGTTGTACTCCCGATCACACGGTCCGGCGAAGTGCGCGCACTCCGCGCACCCCTATGACCCCGATGGCCGTCCCCAGAGCAAAGGAGACGACGGTGAGCGTCAGACGCACCCAGAAGTACGCCGTCGGATCGCCCGCGTCGTCGAACGCGAGCCCGCTGCCGTCCTGCCACAGGTTCAAGGGGCGGCTGAGCTTCATGCGCTCAGTATCGCCGCCGCCGGCAGTGTCCTCGCACCGGGGTGCGACCCGGCCGGCTCCAGCTACGGATGGGAGACCTCATCCAGGTCGAGAAGTCAGCCACGCTGCGGCAGAACCACAGCGAACTTGGCTGCCGGTGAACCTCTTTCATCCTGTCTTCCCGGGGTGAACGAGGCTGCTCAGGGTGGTGTGATGTGACGAAGCCCCTCGTCGTTGGTGTGGCGATCTCAGTCAACACGCCGACGGCCGGGGGGGCTTCGTTGGTTTCGTATCCTTCCACGCTCGATGTATCGCACGAACTGGTTGAGCACGTTTCCCGGCTCATTTACACGCGAAGGCGTGAACAGGGCGCCCGGCGGAGGAAGTTGGGCTGTTTCCAGCAGGCTCTGCTCGCCCTGGTCCACCTGCGCAGGAACGCGACCCGGGCCCAGCTCGGCGCCGGCTTCGGCGTCTCGGAAGCAACGGCCTGGCGGTACGTGGACGAGACCATCAGCGTTCTCGCAGCCTGGGCACCAGGCCTGCGGGATGGCCTGGCCGGTCGGGGCGAGGACGACTTCGTGGTCGTGGACGGCGCCCTCATCTCCACCGACCGCGTCGCGGCCGACGAGCCGTACCACTCCTGGGCATGCCTCGCGCCCGGGTGTACACCCCGAAGTTGGCACCTGGGTGTGACGTGCCGTCCCGTCCACGCGCCCTACCGTCACCGCGCACTGACCAACCAGAACCGGTTTCGCACGGAGCGCGCATGTACCAGACCATCGACATCGACCACATCATTCACCTGTACCGCACCTACGCCCACGACCTGGACCGGGTCCGGGAGAAGCAGCGGAAGCTGCTCGGCCCGCCGACCTCGCTGAAGGCCCAACTCGACGACATCGAGGCGGAGATCACCTATCTTCTGCTGCGTGACACACGGCCGGAGACGGTGGTGGAGATCGGCACCTTCCACGGCTGGTCCACCACCTGGATCCTCCAGGCTCTTCAGGACAACGACACCGGGCATCTGTACTCGTACGACATCGTGGACCACGTCGTCCGCAACGTCCCCGAGCGACTGTCGACCGGGCGGTGGACGTTCACGCAGGGGGACGCGCGGGAGAACCTGGAGAAGATCCCGGACACCGCGGACTTCCTCTTCATCGACGCGGCGCACTCTGCGAGTTTCGCCCGCTGGTACATCGGCGAGGTGTTCCCGCGCATGCGGCCGGGCATACCGGTGTGCGTCCACGACGTCTTCCACGGCAGCAGGCCGCTGCCGTTCACCGAGGGCGCGGTCGTCCTGCGCTGGCTCGCCGACCGGGAGAACGCCTGCTTCACGGCCTCCCTGGCCCGCGCACCCCAGATTCACGAGCGTCTGAACGACGTGAAACGCACCCTCGCCGTGGGCCACCCTCTGCGTGACAGCAGGGACAATCCCATGATCTTCTTCGCCCTGCGCTGACGTCGTCGGGTGCGCGCGGCCGCCGCAGCACACTGCGGGCCCAGCTCGGCCAGTGGTCGCACGGCCTGTGCGGCGAAGCCTCCAGCCCCTGGGACGTGGCGCTCGGACGCGGCGAGATGATCACCGCCCTCGGCAGCGTCGAGCACCCGGAGGGAGTACCTGGGCCGGTGCCGACGCCAAGGTTTCTGCTCGCGGAGGACCTGGACGCCTTCCTCCGTGACATCGAGCCATACACCAGGCGGATGGTCCCAGTCGGGCCCGCCCGCTTGGGCGCACGGGGCGGCCCAGGACTGCAACGGGGGAGTGTCAGGCGAGGCAGCCTGAGACTGTCGGTGGGGGATGTCGTCGGCCGGGGGCCGAGTCCGGATCCGGGGGAACTGGTCAGTAGTCCATCGCGGGCACTGAGAAATCGGGGAGGCACCCTGATCGCCAGCCCGTCGGCAGGCGCGCCCCGAAGACCTCGCGCTCGATCGGCGGCGGCGGATGTCCCACGTAAGCGGAGAACAGGCGCTGCAGGAGCCGTACGGACAGGCCCTCGGCGCGCGCGAAGTCGGTGACGCGGCGGATGGTGCGGTCGGTACGGATCCGGGTGACCAGGGCCATGGCGAGGTCCGCCTGGGGGTCGGGCTCCATGCGCTGGTCGTACTCCGCCGCTGCCGCCAGACCCATCGCGGACGATGAGGTAAGGGTCAGGTCGACGGAGAGGCCTGAGTGAACCAGCGGAACGTCTTTTCTTCGACGAGGCGGCGCACGGCGGCCTCGTAAGAGCCGACGAACCCCAATGGCGATGATGACCGAGCCGAAGCCGATAGCGCCGAAGACGGCCTTGCGGCCTCTCGTCCAAATCACGCGACGACGGCCGGGCCTCTGATCGCGCTTGGCCACTCGCAGGAGCCGCTGCTCGGCCGGATGTCATGGACGTGTTCCTCCGTCGAGCCTGTGAGCGCGTATCGCGCCGATCTCCTGGCCACGCTCGACTCCAGCTCGGTCGAGGGAGGACCGGAGGAGCGCCTCACCGCGCCGGAGCGGTTCGACTCGTGGGCGACGCCCGAGGTCTGGCCCGGCGGCTACATCGCCTCCTTGGACGTCCGCCTGGTCGCGCACCGCCGCGACCGCGCCGTACGACCGCCTGGGTCCCACACCGCTCGGTCTCGTGGTCGGCGTCCCAGCCAGCCCGCTCGCGTCGTATCTCGCCCTCGTCGACCCCGTCAACAGGATCGCCGTCCGGCAGCTGCCCAGCGCGTGGGTGTTCCCCAGCGTCGATCTGACCGTCCATCTTCACCGACCGCCGCGCGGTCCGTGGACGGGACTGGACACCACCGTCACCGTCGGGCCCTCCGGGCAGGGGCTGACCAGCACCGTCCTGCTGGCGTGTCGACGGGCGCGTCGACACGCCAGCAGACCCTCATGGTTCGGCCGCGACCGGGCCGATACCGGGGCTGGAGGTGTGGGTCGCTTCGGTCGCTGCCTCGGCAGGGCGGCGCGGGTGAGAGTGAGGGGTGTGCTTGATCGGGCCGACGTCGGCGTAGCGGTCGATGAGCGCGGACACCAGGGCCCCGATCAGGCACACGGGGATGGCGGCTACGGAGGCGGCCAGCGCCCACACGATCCAGGCGGGCGGGCCACTCACTTCGGCCGCCGTACGGTCAGGGCGGCCACGAACTGCGTCACGACGGGCGTTCCACCGCGCGGATCGTCGCCGTGACCCGTTACTCGAAGGAACCTGCCCGGCCACGGGCCCTTGACCTCGCGGACGGTGGCCGTACCGGAGCGCGCCGTTGCCCACTGGCGGCCGTACTGGCGGACGCGGGTACCGACGGGGTACGGGTGCTCGGCCACGGTCAGCCCTCCTTCGGCTGCTGTGTCTCGGTGGCGCGGGGCCAGTCGGCAGGGTGAGTGAGCGGAACGAACCCGTCGCCGGCGTCGGCGCACGTGCACCCGGCCGGGCATTCGCGTCCCGCAGAAACAGTGCTCGCCTTCCTCGTGAGAATCGGGCTTCGGGGACTGGTTCAGTCGTAGAGGGCCACTCTGGGTGCGACCGTGCTCTTGGCGTGTGGGGTGGCGACGGTGAGGCGGTAGACCTCGGTCAGGGTCTGGCCCGGGTGCAGGGTGCGTCGGGCGGTCGAGAGGTCGGTGAACAGGGTGCCGGTCTGGGTGCCGACCTCGACGGCTTCCCAGCAGCCGTCCGTCTGGCGATGCTCCAGAGTGATGTCCGAGGGGGACAGGAACGGGCCCGTGTCCGGCGAGACCACCAGGAGCTGTGGGGCTACCGTCCGGTCCGTGGCGGCGTCGTTGCGGTAGGTGACCGTGAATGTGTGCTGCCTGGTGTCGGCCGGGAGGGGTCTCGTACGCAGGTCGACGAAGCCGGTGGGTGAGACGGGCGGCTGCACCTGCACCTGTGTCCGCGTCTGCGTCTGCGTCTGCGTCTGCGAAGAGACTGACGCGGCCGCGGCCGCGGGCGCTGGCTGGGGGGTCGCCGTGGCGGCCCCTGAGGTGGCCAGGCCGGAGATCCCTACGAGGAGAGTCACGGAGGCGAGCTTGCGACAAGTGCTCTTCGACGGCACGATCGTTGATCCTTCGGGTTCGCTGGGGCAAAGCTGTGCAGCATAGGAGTCGGCGGATCGCCCGACCCTTCCGCACGCCAGGGCGGAGGTATGCGGGCTCCTGCTGGGTAACAGAGTCGCCGCGGGGGCCGACGCGATGCCATCGGTGGTTTTACGGATCCGCTTACGGATCCCCTGACCCGGCGGCTTACCGGTCGCCGAGCCTCATCTCGTCATCGTCGTGCATACCCGCAGACCGTGCGGGCGGCCTCCCTCCTCACCGCATGACGTCCGAGACTCAGATGCCGGGCTGGGGTACGTCGAGGATCTGTTCCGCCCAGATGGTCTTCCCGCCGTCGGCGTGGCGGGTGCCCCACCTGCGGGTCATCTGGGCTACCAGCAGCAGGCCGCGGCCGCCCTCGTCGTAGGTGTGGGCCCGGCGCAGGTGGGGGGCGGTGTTGCTGGCGTCGGAGACCTCGCAGATGAGGTGGTGGTCGTAGATCAGCCGTAGCTTGATGGGCGGGGCGGCGTGACGGATGGCGTTGGTGACCAGTTCGCTGACCACGACTTCGGTGACGAATGATGCCTCCGTCAGGGCCCAGGCGGCGAGCTGGGCGGCGACGAGCTGGCGGGCCTGGGCCACGATTGCCGGATCGGCGGGCAGGTCCCAGGCGGCGACGTGCCGGGCGTCGAGAGCGTGGGTGCGGGCGAGGAGCAGGGCTATGTCGTCAGCACGGTCCTCGGGCGGCAACGCGCCGATCACTGTGTCGCAAAGGACGTCCAGGTCGGCCGCAGGACGGCCGAGTGCTTTGCGCAGCCGTGCCAGCCCCTGGTCGATGTCCAGGTGGCGGGATCCGATCAGGCCGTCGGTGTAGAGAGCGAGGATGCTTCCTTCGGGCAGCGCGATCGAGGTGGCCTCGAACGGCAGGCCGCCCAGGCCCAGCGGAGGGCCGACGGGCGCCTCCAGCAGGTCC is drawn from Streptomyces bottropensis ATCC 25435 and contains these coding sequences:
- a CDS encoding response regulator, which translates into the protein MRTGVVRVVIVDDQDLVRSGFAALLSAESDIDVVGEAPDGKRGIEVSRSTHPDVVLMDIRMPGMNGLEAARQLLAPPPGVVHRPKVLMLTTFDLDDYVYEALDAGVSGFLLKDAPVAELRQAIRVIAAGHAQLAPSVTRRLIEEVTRRRPSRRPDARLRINGLTPRETEVLRLVARGLSNTEIAESLVVTEQTIKSHMTRVLAKLCARDRAQLVIAAYESGLVRSDGQF
- a CDS encoding metallophosphoesterase → MIIVFALVALLVLGAIGALHWYAWRRLVRDTTRGPGLARRVGTAVLIAGPVLMVAGFAAELASAPFWLQQTLTWPGFMWLALSLYLLLALLAGELVRPLVRRLVARRAAPAPAERPVPVVRELEPETVPAGAQSAESAEPAEPTTAPAAATEPASAEPGQPAPPAATEPPSSPAPADPTRRLFVSRVVGGAVAAAAVGTVGYGTYGVVRGPKIKRVTVPLAKLPRAAHGFRIAVVSDIHLSPLLGRGFAQKVVDTINSTQPDLIAVVGDLVDGDVDDLGPAAAPLAGLKARHGSYFVTGNHEYISGAEQWVEEVRRLGLTPLENDRRELPYFDLAGVNDLDGEDEGQGPDYAKALGDRDTSRTVVLMAHQPVQIHEAVDYGVDLQLSGHTHGGQLWPMTYVADATNPTLAGLERYGDTQLYVSRGAGAWGPPVRVGAPSDITVVELASKQA
- a CDS encoding class I SAM-dependent methyltransferase, producing MYQTIDIDHIIHLYRTYAHDLDRVREKQRKLLGPPTSLKAQLDDIEAEITYLLLRDTRPETVVEIGTFHGWSTTWILQALQDNDTGHLYSYDIVDHVVRNVPERLSTGRWTFTQGDARENLEKIPDTADFLFIDAAHSASFARWYIGEVFPRMRPGIPVCVHDVFHGSRPLPFTEGAVVLRWLADRENACFTASLARAPQIHERLNDVKRTLAVGHPLRDSRDNPMIFFALR
- a CDS encoding signal peptide protein; translation: MQPPVSPTGFVDLRTRPLPADTRQHTFTVTYRNDAATDRTVAPQLLVVSPDTGPFLSPSDITLEHRQTDGCWEAVEVGTQTGTLFTDLSTARRTLHPGQTLTEVYRLTVATPHAKSTVAPRVALYD